A genomic window from Triticum urartu cultivar G1812 chromosome 7, Tu2.1, whole genome shotgun sequence includes:
- the LOC125520635 gene encoding uncharacterized protein LOC125520635, with translation MDRADGPAPPRPGDRAVHDQDDTAQGAQGNNSRRPNLSLQIPTRTLDNHIPTSTRINISASPSSTRAGLPPRPNSARPKSSIKQQSFRLRNSTQEGDRTILLLPGTASEGSQDNPTQPGSFSFRKVINSLSAKRTYSLPVTPVGTSDKASPGIQIVDHPTTSKQEVQAQIRRSLSVPGNRKNRSLRRADSLGVIRVIPATPRPVPADTVAPTDVIEETVDGSEEGGEDIPEEEAVCRICFVELNEGGETLKMECSCKGELALAHQDCAVKWFSIKGNKICDVCRQEVKNLPVTLLRIPTQTVTRRLANGAQQRAAQQYRFWQDIPILVMVSMLAYFCFLEQLLVTDLQSRALAISLPFSCVLGLLSSMIASTMVTKSYLWAYASFQFAIVILFAHIFYNVLRVNAVLAVLLSSFTGFGIAISTNSLLVECMRWRSRRRSQLLAQAHPQPANEGQHPGSGSNAMSENSGDRQQQGQPPQSGVHIV, from the exons ATGGACCGCGCCGACGGGCCGGCGCCGCCACGCCCCGGCGACCGCGCG GTGCATGACCAGGATGACACTGCCCAAGGTGCACAGGGGAACAACTCGCGAAGGCCAAACCTTTCTTTGCAAATACCAACCAGGACCTTGGATAACCATATACCTACTTCAACGAGGATTAATATATCCGCCAGCCCCAGTTCAACAAGAGCTGGACTGCCACCAAGGCCTAATTCAGCTAGACCAAAATCATCTATCAAGCAGCAGAGTTTCAGGTTAAGGAATTCAACACAGGAAGGTGACCGGACAATCCTTCTACTTCCTGGGACGGCGTCGGAAGGGTCGCAAGATAATCCAACTCAACCAGGATCTTTCTCTTTTAGAAAGGTCATTAACTCATTATCGGCAAAACGTACCTATTCTTTGCCAGTCACACCTGTTGGAACCTCTGATAAAGCTTCTCCGGGAATTCAGATAGTCGACCACCCAACTACATCC AAACAAGAAGTTCAAGCACAAATTAGGCGATCACTTTCAGTGCCAGGAAATCGCAAAAACAGGAGTTTGAGGAGAGCAGATTCATTGGGTGTCATCCGTGTGATTCCAGCAACTCCGCGACCTGTTCCAGCTGATACAGTTGCACCAACTGATGTCATTGAAGAAACAGTTGACG GTTCTGAAGAAGGAGGTGAAGATATTCCTGAAGAAGAGGCCGTGTGCAGAATCTGTTTTGTTGAACTAAACGAAGGCGGGGAAACACTTAAAATGGAGTGCAGCTGCAAAGGAGAGCTCGCACTCGCGCACCAAGATTGTGCCGTCAAATGGTTTAGCATCAAGGGTAACAAGATATGTGATGTCTGCAGACAAGAAGTTAAGAATCTGCCTGTGACTCTGTTGAGAATTCCGACACAGACTGTTACCAGGCGACTAGCAAATGGTGCTCAGCAAAGAGCAGCTCAACAGTACAG ATTTTGGCAGGACATTCCAATTTTAGTGATGGTTAGCATGCTTGCCTACTTCTGTTTCTTGGAACAACTTCTG GTTACTGATTTGCAGTCACGTGCACTGGCAATCTCATTGCCTTTCTCATGTGTGTTGGGCCTCCTTTCTTCCATGATAGCATCTACTATGG TGACCAAGAGCTACCTATGGGCCTATGCATCCTTCCAGTTTGCTATCGTGATCCTGTTTGCTCATATCTTTTACAACGTG CTAAGAGTGAATGCAGTCCTTGCGGTCCTACTGTCATCATTCACCGGGTTCGGGATCGCTATCAGTACAAACTCACTGCTAGTAGAGTGCATGAGGTGGAGATCCAGGAGGAGGAGCCAACTGTTAGCCCAGGCGCACCCTCAGCCCGCGAACGAAGGTCAGCATCCAGGATCCGGGAGTAACGCCATGAGCGAGAACAGCGGTGATAGGCAGCAACAAGGGCAGCCTCCACAATCCGGCGTTCACATCGTCTGA